A genomic segment from Spinacia oleracea cultivar Varoflay chromosome 3, BTI_SOV_V1, whole genome shotgun sequence encodes:
- the LOC110777145 gene encoding uncharacterized protein produces the protein MNTPRRDKVKVPTIEAFDGTTDPEEHMAAYAAQMSVQIGCGATWCRYFPTTLKGLALIWFNKHVAKGSITSYNELERVFISQFAVGRRHQKTSVNLMAVRQGDTETLHNYVKRFNEEVLKIHNLKDETKFAALLAGLQSDDFKFELIKSGVSNFEEAMEKAQKHIQATDVCKISWGGERSTRQKQKPSWGETSKPDKKKKENGSPDRAQPSLKRSVIAEDHGEDPRYNRNRREIYLDLKGKDILPKPPAIRTPEAKRDKSLWCEFHHECGHTTKNCRELKRALDHLADEGKLNDYLRKNPTPKGKAKEKESASEDTGDYIGVIAGGLATGGSVSKAKDSLWTLEHQVLKVSSASQTTPAMTFGGNTGRPLQESHDDPLVIEMKVANSTVGRVLVDSGSSADIIALKCLEGLKYTKDDLKTISQPLIGFGGQAVHPQGTIKLPVRLGPKNKGRRLLVDFLVVGISLPYNIILGRPLLNKVKDAISVYQLLMKFELEDGTVGKIFGDQQVGRRCYVNSLKRVPDTPQPRSRKSSRKRPH, from the coding sequence ATGAACACCCCTCGCCGGGATAAAGTGAAGGTCCCTACCATCGAAGCTTTTGATGGAACTACTGACCCAGAAGAGCACATGGCTGCCTATGCAGCCCAAATGAGCGTCCAGATCGGATGTGGAGCCACTTGGTGCAGATACTTTCCTACCACTTTGAAGGGTCTAGCCCTTATCTGGTTCAACAAGCACGTGGCAAAAGGAAGTATCACGAGCTACAATGAGCTTGAAAGAGTTTTCATCAGCCAATTCGCGGTAGGTCGGAGGCACCAAAAGACAAGTGTCAACTTAATGGCAGTCAGACAAGGAGACACGGAGACCCTTCACAATTATGTTAAGAGATTCAATGAAGAAGTCCTAAAGATACACAATCTTAAGGACGAAACCAAGTTTGCAGCCCTCTTGGCAGGTCTTCAGTCCGATGATTTCAAGTTTGAGTTGATCAAGTCTGGGGTATCCAACTTCGAAGAAGCCATGGAAAAAGCCCAAAAGCACATCCAAGCCACAGATGTCTGTAAAATCAGTTGGGGAGGTGAGCGTAGCACAAGgcaaaaacaaaagccaagttGGGGAGAGACCTCAAAACCGGAtaagaagaaaaaagagaacGGCAGCCCCGATCGAGCTCAACCCTCCCTCAAAAGGTCAGTAATAGCCGAAGACCATGGTGAGGATCCGAGGTACAACCGCAACAGGCGAGAGATTTACCTTGATCTGAAAGGAAAAGACATCCTTCCCAAACCCCCGGCAATCCGAACGCCCGAGGCAAAGCGAGACAAGTCACTGTGGTGTGAGTTCCACCATGAATGCGGGCACACCACGAAGAACTGTAGAGAGCTGAAAAGGGCGCTAGACCACTTGGCCGACGAGGGCAAGCTGAATGATTACTTAAGGAAGAATCCTACCCCGAAAGGAAAAGCCAAGGAAAAGGAATCCGCTAGTGAGGACACAGGGGATTACATTGGGGTGATAGCTGGAGGCCTAGCCACAGGTGGGTCTGTTAGCAAGGCAAAGGATAGCTTATGGACACTTGAACACCAAGTCTTGAAAGTATCATCGGCTTCTCAAACAACACCGGCAATGACCTTCGGCGGGAACACTGGCCGCCCACTCCAAGAGTCCCATGACGATCCCCTAGTCATCGAAATGAAAGTTGCCAACTCAACAGTTGGGCGAGTGCTGGTAGACAGTGGGTCGTCTGCTGACATTATCGCTCTGAAATGCCTAGAAGGGCTCAAGTATACCAAGGATGATCTGAAAACCATCTCCCAGCCGCTCATTGGGTTTGGAGGACAAGCCGTCCATCCCCAAGGTACCATCAAGCTACCTGTCAGGTTGGGTCCTAAGAACAAAGGAAGACGACTACTAGTGGACTTTCTTGTCGTGGGCATCTCACTACCATACAACATCATCTTGGGCCGACCTCTACTAAACAAAGTAAAAGACGCGATCTCTGTGTACCAACTTCTCATGAAGTTCGAGTTGGAAGATGGCACTGTGGGAAAGATCTTTGGAGATCAGCAAGTGGGTAGAAGATGTTATGTCAAT